A genome region from Wielerella bovis includes the following:
- a CDS encoding 5-(carboxyamino)imidazole ribonucleotide synthase, whose protein sequence is MSMNPILPPSTLGILGGGQLGSMFAIAAKTMGYRVIVLDPDKNAPAARFADQHLCAAFDDVAALKELAKCAAITTEFENVNAQSMIDLAQHTRVSPSGESVAIAQNRILEKAWIRKAGLQTAPYQEIVKSDDITEQSAQYLPAVLKTATLGYDGKGQIRVKTLDELRQAFIQQKEVPCVLEKLVDLRAEISVVVCRLDNQHITTFDPAENQHENGILSYSIVPARLPEKIQQQAKQMAIRLANELDYVGVLAVEMFVVGDEQELLVNEIAPRPHNSGHHTIDACAISQFQQQVRIMCGLPPANTTLLMPCCMANILGDVWGDVWGEDGSEPNWLPLQQHTQAHLHLYGKLSARPARKMGHFTVLADTADEAYQTAQRLHQSLQA, encoded by the coding sequence ATTTCAATGAATCCAATTTTACCTCCCTCTACTCTTGGTATATTAGGCGGCGGACAACTGGGTAGTATGTTTGCCATTGCTGCTAAAACAATGGGCTATCGCGTGATTGTACTTGACCCCGATAAAAATGCGCCAGCTGCTCGGTTTGCAGACCAGCATTTATGTGCAGCATTTGATGATGTCGCTGCATTAAAAGAATTAGCAAAATGCGCAGCCATAACAACTGAATTTGAGAATGTTAATGCGCAATCTATGATAGATTTAGCTCAACATACGCGTGTTTCGCCAAGTGGTGAAAGTGTTGCCATTGCGCAAAATCGTATTTTAGAGAAAGCGTGGATACGCAAAGCAGGCTTGCAAACTGCACCTTATCAGGAAATCGTCAAATCTGATGATATTACTGAACAATCAGCGCAATATTTGCCAGCGGTACTCAAAACAGCAACTTTGGGCTACGATGGTAAAGGACAGATTCGTGTGAAAACATTAGATGAATTGCGCCAAGCATTTATTCAACAAAAAGAAGTGCCCTGTGTATTAGAAAAATTGGTGGATTTGCGTGCGGAAATTTCCGTTGTGGTGTGCCGTTTGGATAATCAACACATTACCACTTTTGACCCAGCTGAAAATCAGCATGAAAATGGTATTTTGTCCTATTCCATCGTACCAGCAAGGCTGCCTGAAAAAATTCAGCAACAAGCCAAACAAATGGCAATTCGTTTGGCAAATGAGTTGGACTATGTGGGTGTGTTGGCGGTAGAAATGTTTGTGGTTGGTGATGAGCAAGAATTGTTGGTAAATGAAATTGCGCCACGTCCACACAATAGTGGTCATCATACTATTGATGCGTGTGCCATCAGCCAATTTCAGCAACAAGTGCGTATCATGTGCGGCTTGCCACCTGCGAATACTACATTGCTTATGCCATGTTGCATGGCAAATATTTTGGGCGATGTGTGGGGCGATGTGTGGGGCGAAGACGGCAGTGAGCCTAATTGGTTGCCATTACAACAACACACGCAAGCACATTTGCATTTATACGGCAAATTATCGGCACGACCTGCGCGTAAAATGGGACATTTTACCGTGTTAGCCGACACAGCAGATGAAGCCTATCAAACAGCACAACGCTTGCATCAAAGTCTACAAGCATAA
- the ptsP gene encoding phosphoenolpyruvate--protein phosphotransferase yields the protein MIVLHGYAAGKGIAIGRAHLVVRGVSEVPQSSLKTEEIPNEIARFEAAVKTTRKQLEQLRGAIPENAPTELGAFISLHLMLLTDATLSREPIDILEEQAINAEWALKIQTERLSQQFDEIDDEYLRQRKQDMLQVAERLQRNLIGQSTELNLEATLLDDTILIAHDLSPADTVYFKDQRVEGFVTDMGGPTSHTAILGRSLNIPSVIGLGNARRLISEHEWVIVDGIGGVLIINPDELVLTEYRRRQKEYRTHQRALNKLKKTAAETLDGEQIELLANIENVDDVKAIHNLGADGIGLFRSEFLFLNRDTLPNEAEQYEIYSELVKKMKGKPLNIRTVDLGVDKNPRWFGNNSTPNAALNPALGLTGIRLCHAEPIMFRTQMRAILRAAVYGKVKIMFPMIASLSELKQSLVHLETAKKQLIERGETFGDVEIGCMIEIPSAALTVSSLLKWVDFVSIGSNDLVQYTLAVDRNDDSVSYLYQPAHPAIIKLLAHIIRTANRMGKTVSVCGEMAGDTQYTRLLLGLGLRTFSMNPSNLLSVKDAILHAHADKLESDVVKLVRNEDPDKVDVLLKKLNEAA from the coding sequence ATGATAGTGTTACATGGTTACGCCGCAGGTAAAGGCATTGCCATTGGACGCGCTCATTTGGTGGTACGCGGCGTATCCGAAGTGCCACAAAGCAGCCTGAAAACCGAGGAAATCCCAAATGAAATTGCTCGTTTTGAAGCTGCGGTTAAAACAACGCGCAAACAGTTGGAGCAACTTCGTGGTGCTATTCCCGAAAATGCGCCAACTGAATTGGGTGCGTTTATTTCGTTACATTTGATGTTGCTGACGGATGCCACTTTGTCGCGAGAACCCATTGATATTTTGGAAGAGCAAGCCATTAATGCCGAATGGGCATTGAAAATTCAAACTGAACGCCTATCGCAACAATTTGATGAAATTGATGATGAATATTTGCGCCAACGTAAACAAGATATGCTGCAAGTAGCTGAACGTTTGCAAAGAAACCTGATTGGGCAAAGTACGGAGTTGAATTTAGAAGCCACTTTGTTGGACGATACAATTCTAATTGCGCATGATTTATCACCAGCTGATACGGTTTACTTTAAAGACCAACGTGTTGAGGGTTTTGTAACCGATATGGGTGGGCCTACTAGCCACACCGCAATTCTTGGACGCAGCCTGAATATTCCTTCCGTGATTGGTTTAGGGAATGCACGAAGATTAATTAGTGAGCATGAATGGGTCATTGTAGATGGCATCGGCGGGGTATTGATTATTAACCCCGATGAATTGGTATTGACTGAATATCGTCGTCGTCAAAAAGAATATCGTACTCATCAACGCGCACTAAATAAACTGAAAAAAACCGCAGCTGAAACATTAGATGGCGAGCAAATTGAATTATTAGCTAATATTGAAAATGTGGACGATGTCAAAGCCATTCATAATTTAGGTGCAGACGGTATTGGTTTGTTTCGCAGCGAATTTTTATTTTTAAACCGCGATACGCTACCAAACGAAGCAGAGCAATACGAAATATACAGTGAACTTGTCAAAAAAATGAAAGGCAAACCGCTCAATATTCGCACCGTAGATTTGGGTGTAGATAAAAATCCACGTTGGTTTGGTAACAATAGCACGCCCAATGCGGCACTCAATCCTGCACTGGGTTTGACAGGTATCCGCCTGTGTCATGCCGAACCCATTATGTTTCGCACACAAATGCGCGCCATTTTACGCGCTGCTGTATATGGTAAAGTTAAAATCATGTTTCCCATGATTGCCAGTTTGTCAGAACTCAAACAAAGTTTAGTGCATTTGGAAACTGCCAAAAAACAACTTATCGAACGTGGCGAAACATTTGGCGATGTAGAAATCGGTTGCATGATAGAAATCCCGTCAGCCGCTTTGACTGTATCTAGCTTATTGAAATGGGTAGATTTTGTATCCATTGGTTCAAACGATTTGGTACAGTACACATTGGCAGTAGATAGAAACGATGATAGCGTCAGTTATTTGTATCAACCTGCCCATCCAGCCATTATCAAATTATTAGCACACATTATCCGAACTGCTAATCGTATGGGAAAAACGGTTTCCGTTTGTGGAGAAATGGCTGGTGATACACAATATACACGTCTATTATTAGGTTTGGGGTTGCGAACTTTTTCTATGAATCCTAGTAATTTATTATCTGTGAAAGATGCTATATTACACGCACATGCAGATAAATTAGAAAGCGATGTAGTTAAACTAGTACGCAATGAAGACCCTGATAAGGTAGATGTTCTACTGAAAAAATTAAATGAGGCAGCCTGA
- a CDS encoding HPr family phosphocarrier protein yields the protein MLTQTIQIINKLGLHARASSKFVQTASQFQSEVWVTRNGKRVNGKSIMGLMMLAAAKGAEIDIETNGTDEVAAMNALVSLINDYFGEGE from the coding sequence ATGCTTACTCAAACCATTCAAATCATTAATAAACTTGGCTTGCACGCGCGCGCATCGTCTAAATTTGTCCAAACTGCGTCCCAGTTTCAGAGCGAAGTTTGGGTAACGCGCAATGGCAAACGTGTGAATGGCAAGAGCATTATGGGCTTGATGATGTTGGCTGCTGCCAAAGGTGCTGAAATTGACATCGAAACCAATGGCACAGATGAGGTTGCTGCAATGAATGCTCTCGTATCTTTGATTAATGATTATTTTGGCGAAGGGGAGTAA
- a CDS encoding MFS transporter, translated as MDIKQQINHNPMSATQWLVVALAVLLNMLDGFDVLAVAFTAKSIRSELGLSAAQIGSLISAGLIGMTIGSLTLGPLADKLGRRPLLLISTAVSALGMALTYFAHSVEMIAFSRVLTGIGVGGILPCTNVIVSEYANKKWRGLAIAIYASGFGIGAMLGGISTVALQTEYGWRAVFLLGAVMTAIAWVILYVLLPESVDYLLNKRPANAKERLDKILAKIGITGAWEFPVQAASAVKKVSFLRLFEKENIRMTLLIWLAFVTVMASYYFISSWTPALLEEAGMPKTKSQTVGMAISIGGAIGSLVFGFLVSRWDARKVLLAFTVSAAVAVCVFVPATSAALSLSLVLAVLLGALANGCIAGLYTINPTLYAADFRSTGVSMAIGVGRIGSMISPILVGFLLDDGWQKNQLYFGAAVVLLVATVALALLKPKVA; from the coding sequence ATGGACATTAAACAACAAATCAATCATAACCCGATGAGTGCAACACAATGGCTGGTAGTGGCATTGGCGGTGTTATTGAATATGTTAGATGGTTTTGATGTATTGGCAGTAGCATTTACCGCGAAAAGTATCCGCAGTGAATTGGGCTTATCCGCAGCGCAAATTGGCTCATTGATTAGTGCAGGCTTGATTGGTATGACGATTGGTTCGCTGACTTTGGGTCCATTGGCGGATAAATTAGGTCGCCGCCCCTTGTTACTGATTTCTACTGCGGTATCGGCATTGGGCATGGCGCTGACTTATTTTGCTCATTCGGTGGAAATGATTGCATTTTCGCGCGTATTAACGGGTATTGGCGTAGGCGGTATTTTGCCTTGTACCAATGTGATTGTGAGTGAATATGCCAATAAAAAATGGCGTGGTTTGGCAATCGCTATTTATGCTTCGGGTTTTGGGATTGGGGCAATGTTGGGCGGTATTTCAACGGTGGCGTTGCAAACAGAATATGGTTGGCGTGCCGTATTTTTGCTCGGCGCGGTAATGACGGCGATTGCATGGGTCATTTTGTATGTATTGCTGCCTGAAAGCGTGGATTATTTGTTGAACAAACGTCCTGCCAATGCCAAAGAACGGTTGGATAAGATTTTGGCAAAAATAGGCATTACGGGCGCATGGGAATTTCCTGTTCAGGCTGCCTCTGCGGTAAAAAAAGTATCATTTTTGCGTTTGTTTGAAAAAGAAAATATTCGCATGACTTTATTGATTTGGTTGGCTTTTGTTACGGTCATGGCATCATATTATTTCATCAGTTCGTGGACACCTGCATTGTTGGAAGAGGCGGGTATGCCCAAAACGAAGAGTCAAACGGTGGGTATGGCAATTTCCATTGGTGGTGCGATTGGTTCGCTGGTGTTTGGTTTTTTGGTTAGCCGTTGGGATGCGCGTAAAGTATTGTTGGCGTTTACCGTATCGGCAGCTGTGGCAGTGTGTGTTTTTGTTCCAGCAACTTCGGCTGCATTGAGTTTGTCATTGGTGTTGGCGGTATTATTGGGCGCATTGGCAAACGGTTGCATTGCAGGTTTGTACACCATCAATCCTACTTTGTACGCGGCAGATTTTCGTAGTACAGGCGTGAGTATGGCGATTGGTGTGGGACGCATTGGTTCAATGATTTCTCCTATATTAGTTGGTTTTTTGTTGGACGATGGTTGGCAGAAGAATCAGTTGTATTTTGGTGCGGCGGTAGTCTTATTGGTGGCAACGGTAGCATTGGCATTGTTGAAACCTAAAGTTGCTTAA
- a CDS encoding PTS sugar transporter subunit IIA produces MISLLIITHETLGAAYTTIGSHFFAGQDLSHVHILNVQHDDDHQSIINRAYELLSEINRGHGVLILTDIFGATPCNAAMKMIVPQQSAMISGLNAPMLIKAMSYAPKETDLIAFTETVKQAGINGIMAFTENTK; encoded by the coding sequence ATGATTAGCCTACTGATTATTACGCACGAAACACTCGGTGCAGCCTATACCACAATCGGCAGCCATTTTTTCGCAGGACAAGATTTAAGCCATGTTCACATTTTGAATGTCCAGCACGATGATGACCACCAAAGCATCATCAATCGCGCTTATGAATTGCTGTCCGAAATCAATCGTGGACACGGCGTATTGATTTTGACCGATATTTTCGGCGCAACCCCCTGCAATGCCGCCATGAAAATGATTGTGCCACAACAATCTGCCATGATTAGCGGACTGAATGCGCCCATGCTGATTAAAGCCATGAGTTATGCGCCCAAAGAAACCGACTTAATCGCCTTTACCGAAACCGTGAAACAAGCGGGAATTAACGGCATTATGGCGTTTACCGAAAACACAAAATAA